A single genomic interval of Arachis duranensis cultivar V14167 chromosome 7, aradu.V14167.gnm2.J7QH, whole genome shotgun sequence harbors:
- the LOC107458334 gene encoding probable protein phosphatase 2C 25 — MSCSVAVSNSPVFSPPSSLFYSKPSIITSISAAAASSTASSCSSPASSSSPSPSSPSSSPLRLRLPKPPIPASLSGVVAVSASATSPNGTVLKRKRPARLDIPVSSLAFGIPPTPSAAPPRDVVEEERDAFSVYCKRGRREYMEDRYSAADNLRGQQKLAFFGIFDGHGGAKAAEFVANNLEKNVLDEVIISEEEDSIEEAVKRGYLKTDSAFLKSDLHGGSCCVTALIRNGNLAVSNAGDCRAVISRGGVAEALTSDHRPSREDERERIETQGGYVDLCRGVWRIQGSLAVSRGIGDRHLKQWVIAEPETKVIRIEPEHDLLILASDGLWDKVSNQEAVDIARPLCVGSSKPQPLLACKKLVDLSVSRGSMDDTSVMLIMLGRYI; from the exons ATGTCTTGCTCCGTCGCAGTTTCCAATTCTCCAGTGTTCTCTCCTCCGTCATCGCTATTCTACTCCAAGCCTTCAATCATTACTTCAATTTCTGCTGCTGCGGCTTCTTCTACGGCGTCGTCTTGCTCTTCtcccgcttcttcttcttctccttctccttcttctccttcttcgtCGCCGTTGCGTCTTCGTCTTCCCAAGCCGCCTATTCCCGCTTCGCTTTCCGGTGTTGTTGCCGTTTCAGCTTCCGCTACGTCACCAAACGGCACCGttttgaagaggaagaggcctGCTAGGCTTGATATACCTGTTAGCTCCTTGGCCTTTGGGATTCCCCCCACACCCTCTGCTGCGCCGCCGCGTGATGTTGTGGAGGAGGAGCGTGATGCGTTCTCTGTTTATTGCAAGAGAGGGAGGAGGGAGTACATGGAAGATCGCTACTCCGCTGCTGATAACCTACGCGGACAACAAAAACTG GcattttttggaattttcgaTGGGCACGGTGGTGCAAAGGCTGCCGAATTTGTGGCAAATAACTTAGAAAAGAATGTGTTAGATGAAGTGATTATTAGCGAAGAAGAAGATAGCATTGAGGAGGCTGTGAAGCGCGGTTATCTCAAGACTGATTCTGCTTTCTTGAAAAGCGATCTCCATGGCGGATCTTGCTGTGTCACCGCTTTGATTCGCAATGGTAACCTTGCTGTGTCCAATGCCGGCGATTGCCGCGCTGTTATAAGCAGAGGAGGGGTTGCTGAGGCCCTCACTTCCGATCACCGCCCTTCCCGGGAAGATGAAAGGGAAAGAATTGAGACTCAG GGTGGCTATGTTGATCTGTGCCGCGGTGTATGGAGGATCCAAGGATCCCTTGCTGTGTCGAGGGGAATCGGCGATAGGCACCTAAAACAATGGGTGATCGCCGAACCCGAGACCAAAGTTATCAGGATCGAACCTGAACATGACTTGTTAATCTTAGCTTCAGATGGATTATGGGATAAG GTTAGTAACCAAGAAGCAGTAGACATTGCTCGACCTCTTTGCGTAGGTAGCAGCAAGCCGCAGCCATTGCTGGCATGTAAAAAGCTTGTAGATTTGTCCGTTTCGCGTGGCTCCATGGATGATACAAGTGTTATGCTTATCATGCTTGGCCGTTACATTTGa